ACGGCGGCAGGCGGTCGGCGTCGGCGGTAGCGGCGGCTGCAGGTGCAGCGGGTGCCTCCTCCGCGCTGCGATCGCGCGGCGGACGACCGCGGCGACGCGGCTTGTCCTCGGTCGCTGCGGCGGCGACGTCGGGCGTCTCGCCCTGGTCGCTCACGGGCGTCGCGACCGGCATCGGCAGTGTCGGCTGCTCGGCGGCGTCGTCGGCCTGGACGGGTGCGAGCGTCCGCGGCGCGCGGGGCGTGCGCGCCGGCGCGTCGCGATACTCGCCGCGCGGCTCGCGCTGCTGCGGCTCGGCTGCCGTACCGCGCTGCTGATCGTCGCGCGCCTCGTTGCGCGGCTGGTCGTCACGCGCGCCGCGGTCGTCGCGGCCCTGGCGCTGGTCGTTGCGGTCACCGCGCGGGCGATCTTCGCGCTGGCCATCGCGCTGCCCGTCGCGCTGGCGATTGTCGCTGCGTTGCGAGTCGTAGCGCGGGCGATCGTCGCGGTCCTGGCGCTGGCCGCCATTCTGCGACTGGCCATTGGCCTGGCCCGACTGCCCGTCGCCCTGCTGCTCGCCGGCGCGGATCGGTTCGCCCTCGTCGGCGTAATCGTCGTCGCCGTTGATGTCGAAGGGCTGCTGGATGCGCGGGCGCGGCGCGTGCTGCGGCTGGCTCTCCTCGAGGCGGGTGCGCTGCTCGCTCAGCACGCGGAAATAATGGTCCGCGAACTGCAGGTAATATTCGATGTTGACGCGGTCGCCCTGCATCTGCGCGTCGCGCGCGAGGTTCTTGTACTTCTCGTACAACTGCGTCGCGTTGCCGCGCGCACGGCTGTCGATCCGGTTGCCGGTATCGCGCTGGCCGCCACCGCCGCCACCCTGGCGCGGGCCACCGCCGCCGCCGCCATTGCCGCCGCCATTATTGTTGCCACGACCGCGACGGCGGCCGGCTTGCCGGTTGTTGATCAAGCTGGTGTTCCTGTGCTCAAGAAAACTTCGGTCCTCAAACCAAATTCGGGTCTCGCCGCGATGCGAACCCATGCCGCGCCCCAAAGGGGCGTCGGACCTGCCATGCTGTAGTCGAACGACATGGTGAAGGATGCGAGCCGACGCTCTCAATCAACAAAATGTCGATGTTGCGTGCCCCTGCCCGCTTGATAGCGGGCGGCATGCCCGTCCCACAAGCGAAATGTGGAGTCCAACGTCGATTGTTCAAGTGGCGGTGATCGCACGCGGATTCCCGCCAAGGTCGTGATGGAGCGCAGTCGACAGCCCGTTGCTCTCGAACAGCGCGGCGACGGCAGGGGCTTGCGTCGCGCCGATCTCGACGACGGCGACGCCGCCGGGCGCGATCAGGCGGGGCAGTTGCTCCGCGAGAAGGCGGTAGTCGGCGAGGCCGTCCTCGCCGGCGTAGAGCGCGCCGTGCGGTTCGTGGTCGCGGACTTCGGCGGGGAGCGGCTCGTGCGTGCCGATATAGGGGGGATTGGCGAGGACGAGGTCGAAGCGGCCGTTGATCGCTTTGGCCCAATCGCTGCGGAGGAACCGGGCGCGGTCCGCCATGCCGAGCGTGGCGGCGTTGATCTGGGCGTATGCGAGCGCATCGGGAGAGACATCGACGCCCAGGCCGCGCGCGGGCCATTCGGTGAGCGCGGCGAGGAGAAGCGTGCCGGGGCCGGTGCCGAGGTCGAGGATGGTGGCGGGCTCGCGCTTGCCGAAATGCGCCTGGGCCGCGACGAGCAGCGTCTCGCTGTCGGCGCGGGGGACGAGCGCGCCGGGGCCGACCGCGAGGTCGATCGACCAGAAGCCGCGGGTGCCGGTGATGTAGGCGACGGGTTCGTGGCGCGCGCGGCGGTCGACGAATGCGGCGAAGGTTTCGGGGACGGTGAAGCGGTCGGGGTCGATCAGGATCGCACTGCGGCTGGTGCCGAGCGCGTGCGCCATGAGGAGCTCGGCGTCGAGGCGGGCGGTGGGGGAGAAGGCGAAGCGGGCGGCGGCGGTGGTGAGGGCTGCTGCTACTCCCCTCCCGCTTGCGGGAGGGGTTGGGGGAGGGCCTGTCACATTGGGCGCGTCGTTCGCGGACATGCCCTCCCCCAACCCCTCCCGCAGGCGGGAGGGGCCATCAGGGGACTCAGCCATCGAGCTGGGCCAGGCGGTCGGCTTCGTCCTGGGCGCTGAGCGCGCCGAGGAGTTCGCCCATGTCGCCGGCGACGATCTCCGGGAGCCTGTGCAGCGTCAGGTTGATGCGGTGGTCGGTGACGCGGCCTTGCGGGAAATTGTACGTGCGGATGCGTTCGGAGCGGTCGCCCGAGCCGACCATCGATTTGCGCGCACCAGCCCGCTCGGCGTGAAGGCGGTCGCGTTCCTGCTCGTAGAGCCGGGTGCGCAGCACGCGGAGCGCCTTGGCCTTGTTCTTGTGCTGCGACTTCTCGTCCTGCTGGATGACGGTGAGGCCGGTCGGGATGTGGACGATGCGGACCGCGCTGTCGGTCGTGTTGACCGACTGGCCGCCGGGGCCCGACGAGCGATAGACGTCGATGCGGAGGTCCTTGTCGTCGATCTTGACGTCGACCTCCTCCGCCTCGGGCAGCACCGCGACGGTGGCGGCAGACGTGTGGATGCGGCCGCCGGCTTCGGTGGCGGGGACGCGCTGGACGCGGTGGACGCCGGACTCGAACTTGAGTTTGGCGAAAACCCCCTGCCCCGTGACGCTGGCGACGACTTCCTTGAAGCCGCCTGCGTCGGACGAGGAGCCCGAGATCATCTCGACGCGCCAGCCCTGCGATTCGGCATAGCGCTGGTACATGCGGAACAGGTCGCCCGCGAACAGCGCCGCCTCGTCGCCGCCGGTGCCGGCGCGGACCTCGAGCATCGCCGAGCGTTCGTCGGCGGCGTCGCGGGGGAGAAGCGCGAGCGCGAGTTTCCGGTCGGCGGCTTCGAGCAGCTGGCCGTTGGAATGGAGTTCCTCGGCGGCCATCGCGCGCAGCTCGTCGTCGGCATCCTCGGCCATGAAGGCGAGGCTGTCCGCCTCCGCGCGGAGGCGGCGGACTTCGCTCGCGGCTTGCGCTACGGGTTCGAGCTCCGCGTACTCCTTCGACACCGCGACGAAGCGGTCGGAGGGGAGATCGCCGGTCGCCATCTGCGCCTGTAGCTCGTCGCGCCGCGCTTCGATCGCGCGAATCCGGTCTGGGGAGATCTTCATGCGCACTCGCCCTCCCCGGTCGTCACCCCAGCGAAGGCTGGGGTCTTTGCGGGGCAGGTGCTGCGGTTACCAACGGGGAGATCCCAGCCTTCGCTGGGATGACGGGCAGCGAGGCTCATCGCAGCGCTGCCGCCAGATCGGCGAACGCGACTTCGGTCTGCGTGCCGGTGTCGAGCGCCTTGACCGCCGCCGCCCCCTTGGCGAGCTCGTCGTCGCCGAGGATGATCGCGAAGCGCGCACCCAGCGCATCGGCCTTGGCCATCCGTGCCTTCATCTTGCCCTTGTACGCCATTTCGACCGCCACGCCTGCGCGGCGCAGGTCGGCGACGATGCCGGTCGCGCGCGCCTCCGCGTCGGCGCCCATCGGCACGACGACCGCGTCGATCCCCGCCAATTGTGGTTCTTCGAGCAGCATCGCCAGCCGCTCGACGCCGGCCGCCCAGCCCACGCCGGCCGTCTCGGGCCCGCCGAGCGAGCCGATCAGCCCGTCGTAGCGGCCGCCGGCGAGCACCGTGCCCTGTGCGCCCAGCCGGTCGGTGACGAACTCGAACGCGGTGTGGCGGTAGTAATCGAGCCCGCGGACGAGGCGCGCGTTGCGTTCCCAGGCGACACCGGCCGCGTCGAGCCCGGCGGTCACCGAGTCGAAGAAGGCGCGGGCCTCGAGCGTCAGATAGGCGTCGATGTCGGGCGCGCTGTCGGCGATCGGACGGTCGCGCAGGTCCTTCGAATCGAGGATGCGCATCGGGTTCTTCTCGAGCCGGGTCAGGCTGTCCTCGGACAGTTCGCCGCGGTGCGCCTCGAAATGCGCGACCAGCGCCGCGCGCCAGGCGTCGCGCGTCTCGGCGTCGCCCAGCGTGTTGAGCTGGAGCGTGACGCCGTCCGAAATGCCGAGTTCGCGCAGCAGCTGGTCGGCGAGCACGAGCAGCTCGACATCGGCGGCGGGTTCGGGCGCGCCGATCACCTCGGCGTCGATCTGGTGGAACTGGCGGAACCGGCCCTTCTGGGGCCGTTCGTAGCGGAACACCGGGCCGCTGGTGGTGAGTTTCAGCGGCGCAAATTGCTGCCAGCCCTCGGTCAGATAGGCGCGCGCGATGCCAGCGGTGAATTCGGGGCGCAGCGTCAGCGAATCGCCGCCGCGATCCTCGAAACTGTACATCTCCTTCGAAACCACGTCGGTGGTCTCGCCGAGCGAGCGCGCGAACACCGCGGTCGATTCGAACACCGGGATGTCGATCCGCTGGAAGCAATAGAG
This sequence is a window from Sphingomonas ginsenosidivorax. Protein-coding genes within it:
- the prfA gene encoding peptide chain release factor 1 yields the protein MKISPDRIRAIEARRDELQAQMATGDLPSDRFVAVSKEYAELEPVAQAASEVRRLRAEADSLAFMAEDADDELRAMAAEELHSNGQLLEAADRKLALALLPRDAADERSAMLEVRAGTGGDEAALFAGDLFRMYQRYAESQGWRVEMISGSSSDAGGFKEVVASVTGQGVFAKLKFESGVHRVQRVPATEAGGRIHTSAATVAVLPEAEEVDVKIDDKDLRIDVYRSSGPGGQSVNTTDSAVRIVHIPTGLTVIQQDEKSQHKNKAKALRVLRTRLYEQERDRLHAERAGARKSMVGSGDRSERIRTYNFPQGRVTDHRINLTLHRLPEIVAGDMGELLGALSAQDEADRLAQLDG
- the prmC gene encoding peptide chain release factor N(5)-glutamine methyltransferase; translated protein: MSANDAPNVTGPPPTPPASGRGVAAALTTAAARFAFSPTARLDAELLMAHALGTSRSAILIDPDRFTVPETFAAFVDRRARHEPVAYITGTRGFWSIDLAVGPGALVPRADSETLLVAAQAHFGKREPATILDLGTGPGTLLLAALTEWPARGLGVDVSPDALAYAQINAATLGMADRARFLRSDWAKAINGRFDLVLANPPYIGTHEPLPAEVRDHEPHGALYAGEDGLADYRLLAEQLPRLIAPGGVAVVEIGATQAPAVAALFESNGLSTALHHDLGGNPRAITAT
- a CDS encoding DUF4167 domain-containing protein, encoding MINNRQAGRRRGRGNNNGGGNGGGGGGPRQGGGGGGQRDTGNRIDSRARGNATQLYEKYKNLARDAQMQGDRVNIEYYLQFADHYFRVLSEQRTRLEESQPQHAPRPRIQQPFDINGDDDYADEGEPIRAGEQQGDGQSGQANGQSQNGGQRQDRDDRPRYDSQRSDNRQRDGQRDGQREDRPRGDRNDQRQGRDDRGARDDQPRNEARDDQQRGTAAEPQQREPRGEYRDAPARTPRAPRTLAPVQADDAAEQPTLPMPVATPVSDQGETPDVAAAATEDKPRRRGRPPRDRSAEEAPAAPAAAATADADRLPPSLGISAAAAPAPAATDGEGEEKPRRRRIRTAASEVQAG
- the hisS gene encoding histidine--tRNA ligase, which encodes MARTETPRRIRGTQDIFGDDQRRFGHVLATFERVRALYCFQRIDIPVFESTAVFARSLGETTDVVSKEMYSFEDRGGDSLTLRPEFTAGIARAYLTEGWQQFAPLKLTTSGPVFRYERPQKGRFRQFHQIDAEVIGAPEPAADVELLVLADQLLRELGISDGVTLQLNTLGDAETRDAWRAALVAHFEAHRGELSEDSLTRLEKNPMRILDSKDLRDRPIADSAPDIDAYLTLEARAFFDSVTAGLDAAGVAWERNARLVRGLDYYRHTAFEFVTDRLGAQGTVLAGGRYDGLIGSLGGPETAGVGWAAGVERLAMLLEEPQLAGIDAVVVPMGADAEARATGIVADLRRAGVAVEMAYKGKMKARMAKADALGARFAIILGDDELAKGAAAVKALDTGTQTEVAFADLAAALR